From Acropora muricata isolate sample 2 chromosome 14, ASM3666990v1, whole genome shotgun sequence, one genomic window encodes:
- the LOC136899297 gene encoding uncharacterized protein, which yields MQVIQILVVYILHNLKTTQANCQARCEQTNGRTTDTGMTNCALVGHSFKNFTVNKPYDCLLLCFVEKCRCQAYQMMGKHNCELLDEDRVAAPDDFVEEQGYEYYDMSREYEKTERNNACANQPCSNKCCEDNPCSNGGTCTELCEHAKQKFNCTCAIQSYGKFCEKNIPQSCKQLQLEAKNSIQSDVYSLYDPTTKTLYQTFCDFTSETGFVWTLLESFSLANNNHFKAQPFYKDYPVNQNSFKWNKFRLSLPIMKSTLSHSTHFRATCNFTDGLLTTDYLRGKTTELNILLLNGRPCVTLEYINIRDHEGYNVSVWMIQEEKPQPSHIHTDSHLGGHFCPSRFKIAKNGSIGGEGEDNFGLYVTFNRKHRCSRRDSSTTQWWFGEQ from the exons ATGCAAGTTATTCAAATCCTAGTCGTGTACATTCTGCACAATTTAAAGACAACGCAAGCAAACTGTCAGGCGAGATGCGAACAGACAAACGGGCGAACCACCGATACAGGAATGACAAACTGTGCATTGgtgggacacagcttcaagaacttcaCTGTGAACAAACCGTATGACTGTCTTCTCCTCTGCTTCGTTGAGaaatgcagatgtcaagcctaccaaatgaTGGGTAAGCACAACTGTGAGTTGCTTGACGAAGACAGGGTGGCGGCCCCCGATGACTTTGTAGAAGAACAAGGTTACGAGTactatgacatgagcagagagTATGAGAAAACG GAAAGAAACAACGCATGCGCAAATCAACCATGCAGTAACAAGTGCTGTGAAGACAATCCCTGTTCTAACGGAGGAACATGCACCGAACTGTGCGAACAcgccaaacaaaagttcaacTGCACGTGCGCGATTCAAAGTTATGGCAAATTCTGTGAGAAAAACATTCCTCAATCTTGCAAGCAGTTACAACTCGAGGCTAAGAACTCAATACAATCAGATGTATACTCCTTATATGATCCAACAACGAAGACGTTGTACCAAACCTTTTGTGATTTCACTTCTGAAACtggattcgtttggactctGCTCGAGTCCTTCAGCTTAGCCAACAACAACCATTTCAAGGCGCAGCCATTCTACAAAGATTACCCAGTGAACCAGAACTCTTTCAAGTGGAACAAGTTTCGCCTCTCACTGCCGATAATGAAATCAACGCTGAGCCATTCCACGCACTTCCGAGCAACTTGCAACTTCACTGATGGACTGCTGACTACGGATTACTTAAGAGGCAAGACGACCGAACTCAACATCCTGCTGCTGAATGGTCGACCATGTGTAACATTagaatatatcaatatcagagACCATGAGGGCTACAACGTCTCGGTCTGGATGATTCAAGAAGAAAAACCCCAACCATCGCACATTCACACTGATTCACACTTGGGCGGGCATTTTTGTCCGTCACGGTTCAAGATTGCTAAAAACGGCTCCATTGGGGGAGAAGGCGAAGATAACTTTGGACTTTACGTCACGTTCAATCGTAAACACAGATGCTCCAGGCGGGATAGTTCTACAACACAGTGGTGGTTTGGCGAACAGTAA